In Arachis duranensis cultivar V14167 unplaced genomic scaffold, aradu.V14167.gnm2.J7QH unplaced_Scaffold_64685, whole genome shotgun sequence, a genomic segment contains:
- the LOC107472178 gene encoding uncharacterized protein LOC107472178, which translates to MKPQLVTLIKNNCSYGGNPLEDPKQHISTFLRTCGVINLEGANHDTWKLSLFPFSLRDEAAQWLETMPQGSITSWDELVTKFLTKFSSSQQNIKMKEGIQPFIQGEEESLFKPWERYKKVNDKEGFRAFYEGLTPETRRAVDYVLDNLFKATAAGQGTTELNNQRANNQHSIETSQNATSDEEIKNLEGMKVVMNQSKQLHQRTQQQLESIARQIDFLQSTTVKAQFPPWKPHSYLGMKESQCQEQRDFNYNNQSHSSMPQHQSQNDVYIPPWRIQSNWKEGESQNQRPRDFNCNNPNFKNQHTNHPHNNNHQALP; encoded by the coding sequence ATGAAGCCGCAACTCGTTACACTAATCAAGAACAATTGCTCCTATGGTGGAAATCCATTGGAGGATCCTAAACAGCACATATCCACTTTTCTGAGAACTTGTGGTGTTATCAATCTCGAAGGTGCAAATCATGACACCTGGAAGCTCTCGTTATTTCCCTTCTCACTAAGGGAtgaagctgcacaatggctCGAAACTATGCCCCAGGGCAGTATTACTAGTTGGGACGAATTGGTTACCAAATTTCTGACCAAATTCTCCTCATCCCAACAAAACATCAAGATGAAAGAGGGGATTCAGCCATTCATACAAGGAGAGGAAGAATCATTGTTCAAAccatgggaaagatacaagaaagtaaatgacaaagAGGGTTTCCGGGcgttctatgaaggattaaccccagaaacaagGAGAGCAGTGGATTACGTCTTAGATAACCTTTTCAAAGCAACAGCAGCTGGCCAAGGAACTACAGAGCTCAATAACCAGAGAGCCAATAACCAACACTCAATTGAGACTTCACAGAATGCAACTTCAGATGAGGAGATAAAGAATCTTGAAGGAATGAAGGTAGTCATGAATCAAAGCAAACAGCTACATCAGCGAACTCAGCAACAATTGGAGTCAATAGCTAGACAAATTGACTTTCTCCAGTCTACTACAGTGAAGGCACAATTTCCACCATGGAAACCACATTCTTATCTAGGAATGAAGGAATCTCAATGCCAGGAACAAAGGGACTTCAATTACAACAACCAAAGTCACTCTAGCATGCCCCAACACCAGTCTCAGAATGATGTGTACATCCCACCCTGGAGAATTCAATCCAACTGGAAGGAAGGCGAAAGCCAAAATCAAAGACCAAGGGACTTCAACTGCAATAAccccaatttcaaaaatcagcATACAAACCATCCCCACAACAACAATCATCAAGCACTACCCTAA